A genomic window from Silene latifolia isolate original U9 population chromosome 11, ASM4854445v1, whole genome shotgun sequence includes:
- the LOC141612308 gene encoding peroxidase 4-like, giving the protein MAASFYFSSTSMAIVSELIFLVVVSVGITNAQLSADFYSSTCPNLISTVQPVVQSAINEEARMGASLLRLFFHDCFVNGCDGSILLDNTSSFTGEKTAKPNNGSLRGFEVIDEIKASVEQACPGVVSCADIIAITARDSVVALGGPTWNVLLGRRDAKTASLSAANNDIPPPSSSLSALISSFQNHGLSTTDLVALSGGHTIGQARCTSFKPHIYNDTNIDDSFAQTRRSNCPATTGSEDNNLAPLDLQTPTHFDNKYYNNLVNTKGLLHSDQQLFSGGSTNALVQTYNSNPSQFTKDFVAGMINMGNIQPLTGSNGEIRTNCRKTN; this is encoded by the exons ATGGCTgcttcattttatttttcttcCACCTCCATGGCCATCGTCTCGGAATTAATTTTCCTTGTAGTGGTTTCCGTGGGGATCACAAATGCCCAACTTAGCGCAGACTTTTACTCGAGTACTTGTCCAAACCTCATATCCACCGTTCAACCGGTGGTGCAATCAGCTATCAACGAAGAGGCACGCATGGGTGCTTCTCTTCTTCGATTGTTCTTCCATGATTGCTTTGTTAAT GGTTGTGATGGATCAATCCTACTAGACAATACATCGAGTTTCACAGGTGAGAAAACAGCAAAACCAAATAATGGTTCATTAAGAGGATTTGAAGTGATCGACGAGATTAAAGCTTCTGTAGAGCAAGCGTGCCCTGGTGTCGTCTCATGTGCCGATATTATAGCCATTACTGCAAGAGACTCTGTTGTTGCT CTTGGCGGACCAACATGGAACGTGTTGCTCGGTAGAAGAGACGCTAAGACGGCTAGCTTATCAGCTGCTAATAACGACATACCACCACCTAGTTCCAGCCTTAGTGCTCTCATCTCTAGCTTCCAAAATCATGGCCTTTCTACCACTGATTTGGTCGCTTTATCTG GAGGCCACACAATTGGACAAGCAAGGTGCACGTCATTCAAGCCACACATATACAACGACACCAACATTGACGATTCATTTGCGCAAACAAGGCGTTCGAATTGCCCTGCCACGACCGGGTCAGAGGACAACAACTTAGCCCCATTGGACCTTCAAACCCCAACTCATTTCGACAACAAATACTACAACAACCTTGTTAACACGAAGGGTCTCCTACATTCGGACCAACAATTGTTTAGTGGCGGTTCCACAAACGCTCTTGTTCAAACTTATAACTCGAATCCTAGCCAGTTTACCAAGGATTTCGTGGCGGGTATGATCAACATGGGAAACATTCAGCCACTCACTGGATCCAATGGCGAGATTAGGACCAATTGCAGGAAGACCAACTAG